The genomic interval TGGCATATGTCACATGCATCCTCctcaaacaaacaaaaaaatattatttttaatttctttatttatttcctttttttaatcaatttaaatcCAATTTATGCAGGCTACACTATTTGTCTCTTCAAGAAttaatatttacatatgttttttcttttgccttCTTGACTACTTTAACCcttcaagaattttttttaacatatatataagaaagtctaaaggaaaaaagattattcaaatattaattttttttttgtatgttgGTTTGCTAGTTAATTTGTTCAGCTTATtttatgatttcttttttgatgTAATAGTTATGTGATATATATgttgaataatattttattaaattgctATTTCTACTGATacatgtaattttattaaaaatgataataataaaagcgttaaaaaaaagagattatGAAAATGTCAATCCCTTTCTCCTATTGgcataagaaataaataatctataaatttgttttatactTCTATAGTATTCGTAAATAATCAGACTATACGACTAGCGGACAAAATATaccttttctattttattgtATACTATATGTCTTTAAGATGACTGCTGGCTTGTTAATTTATAGATTTCACGGAAGTATAGCCAGCAAAGGAAGATGTTGCAAGAACCAGCCTGAACTTAGGAGATGTTTACTGGGCCATGACGATGATCCTAATGCCGGTGGCAAATGTTGGAGCTATTGCAGCTCAGAGTGTAGAGGAGGTGTCTGCAAAAGAATGAGCAGTGGACGTCGCCACCAATGTCCCTGTTATTGTTGATACTGAATGTTGTCAACTTGCCCAAGAACACGAAGGAAGAAGCACATGCATCATACTAAATAATGAGGGATTAGGCTTTCTCTCTTCACTTTAAATGGAATATATATCATGGTAacctaaatattttatttcccTCATATGTATACAATATGCGTTGATCTGTTTATATGctgtattaaataaaaatatgaactcTCTCTTTACGAGGAGATTCATACAATATGTGTTGATCTGTTTATGTACAATAAAGTAAATGGCTTGATGAGGAAAACAATTCTATGATCtttcattcaaaatttcaaCACGAACTTAACTAATTTGTTTTTACATAGTGATGACTActactatatatataaggaGAGCTTCTGGAAACATTTCATATATGAAAACTTATGTAACAAAAAcctctataacatatatattatactattttaccaaaataaaaatgagtttGCTATTTACTAAATTATATCAAatcattcttttcaaatgTTATGTAGTTTTTACTTCTATAACATATAcgtcttttttttaaaaataaaatagatattttattgCATATAACTAACTTTACAAAAACTATCCCAATGTGATAGTAGGGCAACACTACTCTAGGAAAACAAGACCCTTCCCAGTGAGGCTCGCGTACATATCTATCAGCTGCATTCAAACGACTGCTTATGGGATCAAACTAAAACATCAGCCATAACCTTACACAATCTTAAGTTTCATCACATGGCAACTGTAATACAGCCCACTTTCCTACATTCCTTAGTGGCAATGGGTTACAACGAGATCAAACAATAGTTAATCGCAGAATTGAATCTTTCCTGTACATAGAATCACCAAAGCCAAAACTGCTCTGTCATTCACGATATACATCTAATTACTATTCttcaataataattataaaaaagaaagaagaagtaaATCATATGGGGTCcgaaatttaattaaaacgaAGGTCAACTAATTGAACTAAATAGTTCTTATTGTCTTATTGGATTGGTTCAATTCCAGTTCTGAAGAGTGCGTTTTATAgtcttaaatttatttgagttAATTTACAAGAAAAGTTTTGTGTTTAGATGTATGCAATGTTTTAGAGAGGGGCCTCATTTCAATGACAAGAAGAATGtcttaaaattgaaacattaaAGGTTTTGTATCTTACCATATGTGGGTTTTAGTATAATTTCATGTTAAAATTTTCCTATTATGTATTGATTATATAAGTTTGTTAATCACTATTACATATAAGAGCTATTGCATATATGTCTCCTTTTTAAtcaaagataaattaatatcatacgatttttttaaaaaaaatgtatgaatataattgaaTCATAGCAAGGATACAAAatgtttaataaaatcttataaacGAAAGGTACAAAATGGACGGACAAGAATCTGATTCTTACAatgttataaattattattattattaatctttAGTTATACATGTAATTgtatcaaaaactaatagatctagtttaataattttttaaattctaataataaatttcaacaacaATTTGAAACCACAACAGTACTATCAAATTGAAGATTTGCCAACTAATCAAATCAAGAACCGACGAGGAATGGTCACTTACTTGAAGcaaatgcatcatgatgaAGCACTGAGCTGACGAGTCATTGACTACTACTCCTTAGTGAGCAAGCATTGACCCGCGGAGCCTTGGTGCGGAAGCAGTTTAAAAAGATTATTGGTGGGGTTTCCACCCTCTAATTGATTCCAAACTTGGTCCCATGGTTTAGGTGTAGAAATGTCCACCACCTTTTCTACCATGAAAAGCACCCAAATGTCAGCACTATTGCATCCTTTGCTTACCCATCACGAAATTTCTACTCTAGCTTATGTCTCCTTCCAATCacataaaatatattcaaatttcattcatgttaatttttgtcaatttcACTTTTTAGATTACACTCTcttatgttgattttttatttgataaaaagagaaaatcaaattttattctttatacAGAAATTGGaaacataatatctaaaaattctttcaagattattttgaaaattttaaataaatcattatttttttattacgtttaattaaatttttatattcttattttggatcaaatagGTTCTTATGAATAACAATTTATTCATTGTTACTAATTAAAAcatcatttgtcattttatattacatGATGTTAATATGACATGCTAACAAGTCAAAATGGATGATAACATGATAAGTTAGTGTAATATATTGATATAGTAACGTagtattttcatcattcacaTTAGTGCCACATGATATAAAAAATGACGAATtgtattttcattaataacaatcaattaatcattaatcataagaacatatttgacttaaaataaaatataagtatttgattacacgtaataaaaaaataaaattttatttaaattttcttaataattcaaactttttgaaaacattatgtCAAAAATGGATTATCTTCGGATAAATATTCACGTATTTTATGTCAAATATTCACCCaacaatcaaaacaatagatgatggtttttcttttcttttttgaaagtatttttcttttctccttaaGTGAGGTAAttctcatttttaaaatatatatatatataatcttttataaaatcatttcaaataattcaaaaaaaaataatgaaatttaaCTCTTAACTTttgtaatattatttcattacgTATTCTCCAACTTTTATCCCCACTTAACagaattaaaaaaaggaagaaaataggAAAGGGTGCccaaaaaaatgacaaatatgTTTTGCAATGtgcattatttatatattctctttttcctttactttATTGAATAATATAGATTTCTTAAGGGAGGAGGAAAAAAAGGTACAAATGAAAAGGCGTGAATATGTCTAGTACTATTACTGGTACTAGTTTCTATTACAGGTTAGGTCCTAACTCTTCTTTTTAAGCctcagaaagagaaaattacacTTGGATGTCGTAGAATGTAAACGAATTCATGATCAGTGGTTTATCAAAACTAAATTCAATTTAGTGTAAAATATCTAATTAATATATCTCAAGTGTAAtgagtctttttttttaaagtaaagtgtaatgaaatatttataatagagatgaaaatacccttatcggttttaacaaaaaaaattcagttttaaattaaaacaaattgtACAAAATAATTGAGTAACATGATATATCATCTTATAATAGAATGTACATGATATTACAATAATTTGAACATCtctcattattaattttgttctCTTACTTTAATTTTGCTCGTGGTTTACATTGAGTTTAGTTTTACCTCAAAAAAGTTTGATTAAGGTTGAAATCATTCTTAAAAGACATAATTATCTTAAACATATGGACTGTTTCAAGTATCTTATACCTAATAATTAAATCACCTATAAGTacatttgattaaaatattgtaTATATCTTATTATAGTAATAGGAACATTAAAATGGTTAAACCatccaaaaaatattttcacacatttttgtttatataagtGTTAAATGATATGCATATTCTATAATatgcatatttttttataacaaTTAGAATATACCCATGCGATGCACTTGTGTGATATaggtaaaacaatatttgttcaaatatatctatatttcaataatcatatCATACTCACTTTACATAAGCAATCATGAAACTATTTATCAATTCAAATGTGTATAAAAAAGGCcaaaattacataatttttaagtGATAATCTATTTTAAGAGACCATAAAAAGCATTTTTCACATATCTTACCCATGATAATCAAATGACATGCACATTCTACTATTTTTATGATATCCATATGTACATTACATTTTAGTGACATGcacttatttttcttgaagggCATTTTCTATTACACATGCAAATTATTCGGTTACGCTTAGCTGTAATCATTACACCATTCAAaaagtttttataataaaCCACCGGCCgttaatttgttttcatttcaCTACATCCAAGTGTAATTCTCCAATCAAAAAGACCCGAGAATCAAAAGACTCTCTCCTAGTATTTTCATCCCTCAATTATCAATAAAGTGTCCAGTCTTTTGGCCCGAGAACCAAAAGACCTTTAGCAAAGATCCTCTGAATTTGAGCGTTTTAATGGAAGAGCCTTCACCGAAGGGACCAGAAAAACCTCTTTATAAATTCCAACCTAGGAAGACTTCAATCTTCAACTGAACTCGTCATCCACTCAGTGAAAGCTTGTTGCTATGAAAGTTTTCTTCTAAAACATCAAGATTTGCTGAGTCCTACTCTTCACCCTCTTAAGCTTTGTTCCTCAAGTCTCAAACACATCTTCGGAAACTGTATTTATCTGTCATGTCTGTAAAAGTGAGTGTTGTATATGATGAGGATGTTGCTTCAACAAGCAATGGAGCACTAGTGGTCAGCGGCATGGTCGTCTATGACGATTCTCAACCGCTAACAATACTGCCTATCAAGGCGCAAGATCCTCTTATGGCACAAGGAGAAGAAGTAGCAGTCCAAGCTCCAATTGTTTCtcaatacaatgaccaaatCCGACCTCTGCTTGATGCCATTGACAGGCTCAAGCTTCTTATGGTCATGAAAGAAGGCATACAACTCCCCACAATTGTTGTAGTTGGAGACCAATCATCAGGGAAGTCCAGTGTTCTTGAATCACTTGCTGGTATTAGTCTTCCTCGAAGCCAGGGTATTTGTACTAGAGTACCCCTCATAATGAGGCTGCAAAGTCATCAAAGTCCAACGCCAGAGCTTCACTTGGAGTACAATGGCAAGACAGTCTCTGTAGAGGAATCCCATATCACAACTGCCATAAATCTTGCAACTGATGAGATTACAGGTCATGGTAAGGGCATATCTAACACACCGCTtgttaggatagtcttgaattgtgatttaattaggattgtttaattctaattaaattagtataccttataaaatagtctttaaatctaattagactagaataacaattcctaattctattaggataagatttctaattaaattaggataaggttattgtattggatactataaaaggaccttatgggttaaagaataatcatcacctagatttagagagagtgatttaggtgtacgttggataagggttatgagtttgagactgttTTTTGTAATCgcctgatttttctcttagtggaTTTTTCACTGTTGCTGTGCCCGTGGacgtaggtcatcaaaagaccgaaccccgtaaattcttgtgttcttgtgAGTGTGCttgattctttctttctttatcatTGATTGNNNNNNNNNNNNNNNNNNNNNNNNNNNNNNNNNNNNNNNNNNNNNNNNNNNNNNNNNNNNNNNNNNNNNNNNNNNNNNNNNNNNNNNNNNNNNNNNNNNNNNNNNNNNNNNNNNNNNNNNNNNNNNNNNNNNNNNNNNNNNNNNNNNNNNNNNNNNNNNNNNNNNNNNNNNNNNNNNNNNNNNNNNNNNNNNNNNNNNNNNNNNNNNNNNNNNNNNNNNNNNNNNNNNNNNNNNNNNNNNNNNNNNNNNNNNNNNNNNNNNNNNNNNNNNNNNNNNNNNNNNNNNNNNNNNNNNNNNNNNNNNNNNNNNNNNNNNNNNNNNNNNNNNNNNNNNNNNNNNNNNNNNNNNNNNNNNNNNNNNNNNNNNNNNNNNNNNNNNNNNNNNNNNNNNNNNNNNNNNNNNNNNNNNNNNNNNNNNNNNNNNNNNNNNNNNNNNNNNNNNNNNNNNNNNNNNNNNNNNNNNNNNNNNNNNNNNNNNNNNNNNNNNNNNNNNNNNNNNNNNNNNNNNNNNNNNNNNNNNNNNNNNNNNNNNNNNNNNNNNNNNNNNNNNNNNNNNNNNNNNNNNNNNNNNNNNNNNNNNNNNNNNNNNNNNNNNNNNNNNNNNNNNNNNNNNNNNNNNNNNNNNNNNNNNNNNNNNNNNNNNNNNNNNNNNNNNNNNNNNNNNNNNNNNNNNNNNNNNNNNNNNNNNNNNNNNNNNNNNNNNNNNNNNNNNNNNNNNNNNNNNNNNNNNNNNNNNNNNNNNNNNNNNNNNNNNNNNNNNNNNNNNNNNNNNNNNNNNNNNNNNNNNNNNNNNNNNNNNNNNNNNNNNNNNNNNNNNNNNNNNNNNNNNNNNNNNNNNNNNNNNNNNNNNNNNNNNNNNNNNNNNNNNNNNNNNNNNNNNNNNNNNNNNNNNNNNNNNNNNNNNNNNNNNNNNNNNNNNNNNNNNNNNNNNNNNNNNNNNNNNNNNNNNNNNNNNNNNNNNNNNNNNNNNNNNNNNNNNNNNNNNNNNNNNNNNNNNNNNNNNNNNNNNNNNNNNNNNNNNNNNNNNNNNNNNNNNNNNNNNNNNNNNNNNNNNNNNNNNNNNNNNNNNNNNNNNNNNNNNNNNNNNNNNNNNNNNNNNNNNNNNNNNNNNNNNNNNNNNNNNNNNNNNNNNNNNNNNNNNNNNNNNNNNNNNNNNNNNNNNNNNNNNNNNNNNNNNNNNNNNNNNNNNNNNNNNNNNNNNNNNNNNNNNNNNNNNNNNNNNNNNNNNNNNNNNNNNNNNNNNNNNNNNNNNNNNNNNNNNNNNNNNNNNNNNNNNNNNNNNNNNNNNNNNNNNNNNNNNNNNNNNNNNNNNNNNNNNNNNNNNNNNNNNNNNNNNNNNNNNNNNNNNNNNNNNNNNNNNNNNNNNNNNNNNNNNNNNNNNNNNNNNNNNNNNNNNNNNNNNNNNNNNNNNNNNNNNNNNNNNNNNNNNNNNNNNNNNNNNNNNNNNNNNNNNNNNNNNNNNNNNNNNNNNNNNNNNNNNNNNNNNNNNNNNNNNNNNNNNNNNNNNNNNNNNNNNNNNNNNNNNNNNNNNNNNNNNNNNNNNNNNNNNNNNNNNNNNNNNNNNNNNNNNNNNNNNNNNNNNNNNNNNNNNNNNNNNNNNNNNNNNNNNNNNNNNNNNNNNNNNNNNNNNNNNNNNNNNNNNNNNNNNNNNNNNNNNNNNNNNNNNNNNNNNNNNNNNNNNNNNNNNNNNNNNNNNNNNNNNNNNNNNNNNNNNNNNNNNNNNNNNNNNNNNNNNNNNNNNNNNNNNNNNNNNNNNNNNNNNNNNNNNNNNNNNNNNNNNNNNNNNNNNNNNNNNNNNNNNNNNNNNNNNNNNNNNNNNNNNNNNNNNNNNNNNNNNNNNNNNNNNNNNNNNNNNNNNNNNNNNNNNNNNNNNNNNNNNNNNNNNNNNNNNNNNNNNNNNNNNNNNNNNNNNNNNNNNNNNNNNNNNNNNNNNNNNNNNNNNNNNNNNNNNNNNNNNNNNNNNNNNNNNNNNNNNNNNNNNNNNNNNNNNNNNNNNNNNNNNNNNNNNNNNNNNNNNNNNNNNNNNNNNNNNNNNNNNNNNNNNNNNNNNNNNNNNNNNNNNNNNNNNNNNNNNNNNNNNNNNNNNNNNNNNNNNNNNNNNNNNNNNNNNNNNNNNNNNNNNNNNNNNNNNNNNNNNNNNNNNNNNNNNNNNNNNNNNNNNNNNNNNNNNNNNNNNNNNNNNNNNNNNNNNNNNNNNNNNNNNNNNNNNNNNNNNNNNNNNNNNNNNNNNNNNNNNNNNNNNNNNNNNNNNNNNNNNNNNNNNNNNNNNNNNNNNNNNNNNNNNNNNNNNNNNNNNNNNNNNNNNNNNNNNNNNNNNNNNNNNNNNNNNNNNNNNNNNNNNNNNNNNNNNNNNNNNNNNNNNNNNNNNNNNNNNNNNNNNNNNNNNNNNNNNNNNNNNNNNNNNNNNNNNNNNNNNNNNNNNNNNNNNNNNNNNNNNNNNNNNNNNNNNNNNNNNNNNNNNNNNNNNNNNNNNNNNNNNNNNNNNNNNNNNNNNNNNNNNNNNNNNNNNNNNNNNNNNNNNTAAGAAGATTGAGTCTCTACACTGGGATCAAACATGAGAGTTTGTGAAAACACCTAAAGTTACTATTAAAGTTGGCTTAGTGTGTGAAGGAGGTGCAAACATTAGTCGTAGTGTGGTTGGCTTCTCCAAATCAGATATTGCTGGTGATCTAGATAGTAAAAGATCTCGAATGGGGTATGTGTTCACTTTCTCAAGGTCTGCGATCAGTTGGAAAGTAGTAACTGCTTTGTTTACAACTGAAGTTAAATATATGACTGTGACCGAGACTGTGAAGGAGGCTTTATGGCTTCGAGACTTGGTTAGTGATCTTTGTTTTGAACAGGAATCTAGATGTGAGATTGTAGTAAAGAAAATAGCTACAGATGAAAACCCGGCAGATATGCTAACTAAGTCAGTTTCTGGGATAAAGTTCAAGCTTTGCTTGGACTTGATTGGTGTTCGTAGTGCTTGAGGCTCTTTGAGGAATTGGCGGTGTCGACAGAGATTGGTTCGTAAGGTGGAGCTTGGTGAATTCAAGCCTAAGGGGGGGATTtgttaggatagtcttgaattgtgatttaattaggattttttaattctaattaaattagtataccttataaaatagtctttaaatctagttagattagaataacaattcttaattctattaggataagattcctaattatattaagataaggttattgtatttgataCTATAAAAGGATCATatgggttaaagaataatcatcacctagatttagagagagtgatttaggtgtacgtgggataagggttatgagtttgagactgttttttgtaatctcctgatttttctcttagtggaTTTTTCTCTGTTGCTGTGTCCGTGGacgtaggtcatcaaaagaccgaaccacgtaaattcttgtgttcttgtgggtgtgcttgatttctttctttctttattctattgattaGGTTAGATCTTGGGCAATTCTTTAGAGATAATTCCGTAATTTTCCAACACCGCTTACTTTGGTGGTGAAAAAGGATGGTGTTCCTGATCTTACTATGGTTGATCTTCCCGGAATTACTAGAGTGCCTGTTCAAGGTCAGCCTGAGAATATCTATGAGCAGATCAGAGATATTATCATGGAGTATATAATACCTGAGGAAAGCATCATCCTCAATGTTTTGTCTGCCACTGTTGATTTTTCTACCTGTGAATCCATTAGGATGTCACAGAAAGTCGACAAGACGGGTGAAAGAACTCGTGCCGTGGTTACCAAGGCTGATAGGGCCCCTGAAGACCTATTTGAGAAGGTTACTGCTGATGATGTGAATATAGGACTTGGTTATGTTTGTGTCAGAAATCGTATCGGTGATGAGTCCTATGAAGAAGCAAGGAGGGAAGAGGCTAGATTGTTCCAAACTCATCCACATCTGTCAATGATTGATAAATCAATTGTGGGTGTTCCAGTTTTGGCGCAAAAACTTGTTCAAATACAGGCAAATATTATTGCGAGGTGCTTACCGGTGATCGTGAAGAACATTAGTGAAAAGCTGAATGCAAATGTTTCAGAGCTGGAAAGAATGCCCAAGGCTTTGACTTCTGTTGCAGATGCCATGACAGCTTTTATGAGGATCATTGAAGCAGCTAAAGAATCCCTCAGGAAACTTCTTTTGAGAGGGGAATTTGATGAATACCCTGATGATACTAGCAAGCATGGCACTGCTCGTTTTGTTGAAATGCTCAATCACTTCTCTGATGAGCTTCGCAAGTCTAAGGAAAGTGATTCcacaaaagattttttaattgaggAGATCAAGGTCTTGGAAGATGCTAAAGGAATTGGACTGCCAAATTTCCTTCCTCGCAACGCGTTCCTTCGTATCTTGCAGAGAAAAGTTGATAGGATATCCATAATGCCAATCGAATTTGCTGAAAAGATTTGGGACTACATAGATGGGATGGTGACTTCTGTTATGATCCGCCATTCGGAAATATATTACCAGCTTAAGGGCTCTACAAAGAGAGCCGCTCATAATCTCATTGGAAAGATGAGGGAGCAGTCAATGAATAGGATGAAGGAGATTGTGCAGATGGAGAAGCTGACAGATTACACCTGTAATCCTGATTACATGGTGGAGTGCACTAAGCTTATGGCTCAACAAGAAAATTTCGTCAGGAATGTTAATGCTGCACTAAAAAAAACGTACGGCCCTTACAGGGTGAGTCTGGAAGGTTTTGGGGATATTGAAGTTGAACATCTCCGGCAGCATTGTAATTTTGTGCATCAAGCTTTCGACCTGAAGATGAGAATGACTGCTTACTGGAAGATAGTTCTGCAAAGGTTGGTCGATTCCATGGCATTGCATTTGCAGTATAGTGTTCATAATCTTGTGAACAATGACGTGGAGGAGATTGTGCATGAGTTGATGGGGCCAGATGGACGTGGAATTGAAAGGATGTTGGTGGAATCCCCTGCAATTGCCAAAAAGCGAgagaagctgaaaaagagcATCAAGCTGATGAAGGAGTCCAAAGATGTTGTGGCCAAGATCATGGACAGGATTGCTGGTTATGATGATTAGGTGCtagttaatattttaagtttgtGTTTAATGTATGGTTAACTTATGTATGGAAGTTTATAATATTACCATGTAGTATTGCTTTCAATTAATGAAAGATGTTTCGTTGTCATGAGTTTCTGCACAACTAAAAGCATCCTTTGGCAGAGCATTCTTAAACAGGCATTGCTACACTGCAGCAATTTGCATTAAATACAAAAGGTCCATGGAAGTAATGCTTGGCAAATAAAGCAATGTTCTGCCAGAGACAAAAGCACAAAGAAGTTAGAACTTGAAGCTGGAAAGGGCAAAATCAAACACTCAAACGTCAGggtttttctatttatattacaACTGTCAAAATAGGCTCACATATAGGCAGGTGGATTTAAGATTTTGTATGAGATGTGGTTAAACATTAATCATACAAGATTATGGATTGGGTTATGGATCAGGTCAATGATTTGATTctgaataaaagaaaattaatcatttttatataaaattaaattataacataaaattttattaacaatttaaatttatataaattttcagATTCAACATTATAAATAgacataaaacaaaaataaaaattaatattagatTTTCACATTAGGTATCCTAAATTTGCAATAGATAtataatagaaagaaaaattaacattaaattttcacattaAGCATTGTAAATTGTGCttgatgtaaaaaaaaaagttgtgtTTGAAGTAATTTCAtgctttcaaaagaaaaaaaaccttgaaaagtaaaaatggttgaaaaaagttgaaaagtaATCATTTTTTACCATTACTCCAAAACAACACATTTGATTTGTATGGGGGTGGTAAATCtagatatttttaatttttgatatataaaaataaaaaaattaaaaactaaggAGTGGCAACCACCACCCCTCCCTCCACTCTTGCACAAAGAGAGGGTTTGGAAAGATAATGTTGGAAGATTTGATATAACGTGGGAAAATGATGATTGTACAGAATATGAGAATATGAATGCATTTTAATGTTTGATTAAAAAgatttacaaaattaattaattaagttaccAGACATTCCACCatatatttctttcattttttcttatttcttcgtCCTGTACCCATGTCCTTCCCGTGggctcttcttttttttgctCCTTTCCATGGGCTAAAACTTAAATTCAACCCTATATGATCTTAAGCTCTAAAAGTAtaaattaagtaaatttataaatcaCGAACTCACATTTTTAATCCAAAAGACATGTTTGATAAGTAATGAAAGAcctatatttatatacataagACCCACCCTATATTGTACTGATGTGAGATCCATAACATTCTATCATATCCAATTATACAACGCTCTCGTTACACTGGCTCTTTACTTATAGAGAAGAGAGACTCTAACACTAGTCCAGATCTATCTCGACTCTTCCATCTCTTATGGAGGTTCACATTAATGAAGATTCGAGTTTGTTCTAGTACCACTTGTTACAAGCTAGAACTTAAGCCCAATCTCGTGTGATCTTAAACTCTAAAAATAGAGTTTAGGTAAACCTATAAATCATGAACCTACGTCCCAACTCAAAAAATATGCTTGATAAGTGatgaaaaattcatatttatataccTAAGACTTATCTTATATCTTACTGATGTGAGATTTGTGACAAAtgagcttttcttttttttttctttccttcatcTTTGGTCATGggctcttcttcttttctttctttttttctcttcttcctctttgcTCCCATCACTAGATTCAAACAGCGTCCCTCTCTCCTCTCCAGAGAGTTATGGAGCATTTTGTCATTTT from Theobroma cacao cultivar B97-61/B2 chromosome 5, Criollo_cocoa_genome_V2, whole genome shotgun sequence carries:
- the LOC18599431 gene encoding dynamin-related protein 4C, producing the protein MRAGYHEDVASGSNGVLAVNHTVVCDNPQPLTILPITAQDPLMARKEEEVAVQAPIISQYNDQIRPLLDAIDRLRLLMVMKEGIQLPTIVVVGDQSSGKSSVLESLAGISLPRSQGICTRVPLIMRLQSHQSPAPELHLEYNGKIVPVEESDITTAINLATDEIAGHGKGISNTPLTLVVKKDGVPDLTMVDLPGITRVPVQGQPENIYEQIRDIIMEYIIPEESIILNVLSATVDFSTCESIRMSQKVDKTGERTRAVVTKADRAPEDLFEKVTADDVNIGLGYVCVRNRIGDESYEEARREEARLFQTHPHLSMIDKSIVGVPVLAQKLVQIQANIIARCLPVIVKNISEKLNANVSELERMPKALTSVADAMTAFMRIIEAAKESLRKLLLRGEFDEYPDDTSKHGTARFVEMLNHFSDELRKSKESDSTKDFLIEEIKVLEDAKGIGLPNFLPRNAFLRILQRKVDRISIMPIEFAEKIWDYIDGMVTSVMIRHSEIYYQLKGSTKRAAHNLIGKMREQSMNRMKEIVQMEKLTDYTCNPDYMVECTKLMAQQENFVRNVNAALKKTYGPYRVSLEGFGDIEVEHLRQHCNFVHQAFDLKMRMTAYWKIVLQRLVDSMALHLQYSVHNLVNNDVEEIVHELMGPDGRGIERMLVESPAIAKKREKLKKSIKLMKESKDVVAKIMDRIAGYDD